The Synechococcus sp. PCC 7335 nucleotide sequence CGTCCCAGGTCTCAGCTAGCCAAGGATCATTCTGGCCATCGTCGCCACTAATAGTTGTTCTAAAGAACTTCGGCATGAACTCACTTCCCAGGTTCACGCCGACGAAAGCCGTATGCACCCCAAACTTACCCGCTGTTTCAGAGCCGACAATGCGCTCGGTTGAGTTCATGAACCGCTGCCAAACCTCGATGTCTTGGCAAGGCACTACTTGTTTATCTTTCAGGATGTAATAGGTCGATTGCATCTTATCAATTCCGCTGAGCGGTCTCCTTTGGCCTTTCAATATGAAAGTTGCAAGTCGGCGTTCTGGCTCTCAGACAAGCCTGTAGCTCATCTCCATTCCAGCGTTCGATGTCCGACCAAACGGTATTGTTCTCGACTCGACCGCGAGAGACCCAGGCCGTTGTCCATGAGGTTGCCATCAGCAGCGCCGCACAGCCACAGGCAAGACCTGCCGCTTCCAGGTAGTGTTTCCACTTGATACCTTTGTTGAACTCCTTTATCTGCTGCTGCATGTTAGCCTGCGCGGTGGCGATCGCATGAGCCGCGAGCTTACCCGCTTGCACTTCTAGCTCTTTCGCCTGCCCCTCGAATACGGTAGTGAGTAGTTCAGCTTGCGTCCCGGCCTGGACGCGAATTGTCTCTTGTTCAGTCGCCGCTGCTTTCTGGAGTCCTTCGCGTTGCTGCTGTAGGAGAGATTCTACTTTTTTTACTTCGGTATCGAGCAGCTCCTTGACCTCATGCAGCCGACTGTCAATCTTGTGAGCCGTCGTCGCCGTATCCATTGCTGAGCTACTGAGTTTGAGGTGTAGCTGCTGCCAGTCTGCTGCTAGTTTCTCAGAAGCCGTATGGGTAACCGAAGCAATCTCTT carries:
- a CDS encoding DUF6753 family protein yields the protein MKESPLEQLLKGRSPEFKDTVRALVQQYDIDETDPTFILLVGTSTLEALLTKYPQQFESLFISLLAQMNQRWETLQQEIASVTHTASEKLAADWQQLHLKLSSSAMDTATTAHKIDSRLHEVKELLDTEVKKVESLLQQQREGLQKAAATEQETIRVQAGTQAELLTTVFEGQAKELEVQAGKLAAHAIATAQANMQQQIKEFNKGIKWKHYLEAAGLACGCAALLMATSWTTAWVSRGRVENNTVWSDIERWNGDELQACLRARTPTCNFHIERPKETAQRN